In the genome of Rhodoferax sp. BAB1, one region contains:
- a CDS encoding DNA polymerase III subunit delta' — MSDLAPWIAAQSRQLLAQRGHAWLLQGPSGLGQYSLGLSLVRAWLCEEPTQEGACGHCNSCHAIEVRTHADLCVLMPETVMLDLGWPLDEKSQSDIDDKKRKPSKEIRIEAMRDAIEFAQRTSARGRGKAVLVYPAERMNHVTANALLKTLEEPPGEVRFVLASEAAHQLLPTIRSRCLGHTMTWPLQAVALSWLQEQGVAAADARTLLRAAGGRPEDALRFSASGRDPANWRKLPRALQRGELAVLADWSPAQLIDALHKICHDLMALGVGAEPRYFDASDLPMQTNLTALSAWQRELGRESRSAEHPYNTGLMIEALVSRAQTALN, encoded by the coding sequence ATGAGCGATCTGGCGCCCTGGATTGCGGCACAAAGTCGCCAGTTGCTGGCCCAGCGCGGCCACGCCTGGCTGCTACAGGGGCCGTCGGGCCTGGGGCAGTACAGCCTGGGCCTGTCCCTGGTAAGGGCCTGGCTGTGCGAAGAGCCGACGCAGGAGGGCGCCTGCGGCCACTGCAACTCCTGCCATGCCATCGAGGTGCGCACCCATGCCGATCTTTGCGTGCTGATGCCCGAGACCGTGATGCTGGATCTGGGCTGGCCGCTGGACGAGAAGTCCCAGAGCGACATCGACGACAAGAAGCGCAAGCCCAGCAAGGAGATCCGCATCGAGGCCATGCGCGACGCCATCGAGTTCGCCCAGCGCACCAGTGCGCGCGGTCGCGGCAAGGCCGTGCTGGTCTATCCAGCCGAGCGCATGAACCACGTCACGGCCAATGCCCTGCTCAAGACGCTGGAGGAGCCCCCCGGGGAAGTGCGCTTTGTGCTGGCCAGCGAGGCCGCACACCAGTTGCTGCCCACCATCCGCAGCCGCTGCCTGGGCCACACCATGACCTGGCCTCTGCAAGCCGTTGCCTTGTCATGGCTGCAGGAGCAGGGCGTGGCCGCTGCCGATGCCCGCACCCTGTTGCGCGCCGCCGGCGGTCGCCCCGAGGACGCCCTGCGCTTTTCGGCTTCCGGGCGCGACCCGGCCAACTGGCGCAAGCTGCCGCGGGCCCTGCAACGCGGTGAGCTGGCCGTCCTGGCCGACTGGAGCCCGGCCCAGCTGATCGATGCCCTGCACAAGATCTGCCACGACCTGATGGCTCTGGGCGTGGGTGCCGAGCCGCGCTATTTCGACGCAAGCGACCTGCCGATGCAGACGAACCTGACGGCGCTCAGTGCCTGGCAACGCGAACTGGGACGGGAAAGCCGTAGCGCCGAGCACCCGTACAACACCGGCCTGATGATCGAGGCCCTTGTGAGTCGCGCCCAAACCGCTCTAAACTAG
- a CDS encoding PilZ domain-containing protein — translation MSTVAPNSTPRPSVIQLAIKEKAALYAAYIPLFAEGGVFIPTTREYRLGDDVYVLMSLPDDNQRYPVAGKVAWVTPAKAAGTRTQGVGVRFPSDEKSRLLKNKIEEILGSHLSSDRSTQTI, via the coding sequence ATGTCCACCGTCGCCCCCAACAGCACCCCCCGGCCCAGTGTCATCCAGCTGGCCATCAAGGAAAAAGCCGCACTCTATGCCGCTTACATTCCCTTGTTCGCCGAGGGCGGGGTGTTCATCCCGACCACGCGCGAATACCGTCTGGGGGATGACGTTTATGTGTTGATGTCGCTTCCCGACGACAACCAGCGCTACCCGGTCGCTGGCAAAGTGGCCTGGGTGACGCCTGCCAAGGCGGCCGGCACGCGGACCCAGGGGGTGGGGGTGCGTTTCCCATCGGACGAGAAATCCCGTCTGCTCAAGAACAAGATTGAGGAAATCCTGGGTTCGCACCTGAGTTCGGACCGGTCCACGCAGACCATCTGA
- a CDS encoding TatD family hydrolase: MYTDSHCHLSFPELLEDLPRIREAMRAAQVTRALCICTTLEEFEQVHGLALGYDNFWATVGVHPDNEGVTEPTLDDLLTRGRLPRIIGIGETGLDYYRLGERTVADMEWQRQRFRTHIRAARQLGKPLVIHTRSASDDTLAILREEGEDGTPGAAGGVFHCFTETMAVARAALDLGFYISFSGILTFKNAADLREVASFVPLDRMLIETDSPYLAPVPYRGKTNNPSYVPYVAQQIAQLRACPVETVAETTSRNFERLFSAATVPA; the protein is encoded by the coding sequence ATGTATACCGATTCCCATTGCCACTTGAGCTTCCCGGAACTGCTGGAGGACCTGCCGCGCATCCGTGAGGCCATGCGCGCGGCGCAGGTGACACGTGCCCTGTGCATCTGCACCACGCTGGAAGAATTCGAGCAGGTGCACGGCCTGGCCCTGGGCTATGACAATTTCTGGGCCACCGTCGGGGTGCACCCGGACAACGAGGGCGTGACCGAACCCACACTCGACGACCTGCTCACTCGCGGCCGTCTGCCAAGGATCATCGGCATCGGCGAGACTGGCCTGGACTACTACCGCCTCGGTGAGCGGACCGTGGCCGACATGGAATGGCAGCGGCAACGTTTTCGCACCCATATCCGGGCGGCACGCCAGCTGGGCAAGCCCTTGGTCATCCACACCCGCAGTGCCTCCGACGACACCCTGGCCATCCTGCGCGAGGAGGGCGAGGACGGTACGCCCGGCGCGGCCGGCGGGGTGTTCCACTGCTTCACTGAAACCATGGCGGTGGCACGCGCGGCGCTGGACCTGGGCTTCTACATCTCGTTTTCGGGCATCCTGACCTTCAAGAATGCCGCCGACCTGCGTGAAGTGGCCAGCTTCGTGCCGCTGGACCGTATGTTGATCGAGACCGACAGCCCCTACCTGGCCCCCGTGCCGTACCGGGGCAAGACCAACAATCCGTCCTACGTGCCCTACGTGGCCCAGCAGATTGCCCAGCTCCGCGCCTGCCCCGTCGAAACCGTCGCCGAAACGACCAGCCGCAATTTCGAACGACTTTTCAGCGCTGCGACAGTGCCGGCTTGA
- a CDS encoding VC1465 family Xer recombination activation factor — MKYSHSSKHRRTCAHDPDTRAQLGQRLKAARARLGWSLAEAAKFFQVTERTWHNWESGSHRIPFAVYKLARVLARFELPSPAWAGWRFEAGMLITPEGRQITAQDGSWWALLVRKAASFKPLYDEVCQLRMALADLAAARAQPGGLVPSKTSRQNTSRPAPVCNQSDTIQTPCKPLLDYLRPSPQPPAVAPNTLESALTPSFASPWMPTCGVRWTVRPAQGPHLANSPQAPGSHLKQLSNRTQPPSPSSSPAPKSKPPTSATKPPAAPCSTDRSAKPLPGAKTPGKASAAGGAA, encoded by the coding sequence ATGAAGTACAGTCACAGCTCCAAACACCGCAGAACCTGCGCCCATGACCCGGACACCCGCGCCCAGCTTGGACAACGCCTCAAGGCCGCCCGTGCCCGTCTGGGCTGGTCCTTGGCCGAGGCCGCGAAATTCTTTCAGGTCACCGAACGCACCTGGCATAACTGGGAAAGCGGCTCGCACCGCATCCCGTTTGCCGTCTACAAGCTGGCCCGCGTCCTGGCTCGCTTCGAGCTGCCGTCGCCGGCTTGGGCTGGCTGGCGCTTCGAGGCCGGCATGTTGATCACCCCCGAGGGTCGCCAGATCACCGCGCAGGACGGCTCATGGTGGGCGCTGCTGGTGCGCAAGGCCGCATCTTTCAAGCCGCTCTATGACGAGGTTTGCCAACTCCGCATGGCGCTGGCCGACCTGGCTGCTGCCCGGGCGCAGCCCGGGGGGCTTGTCCCATCTAAAACAAGTCGCCAGAACACAAGTCGCCCAGCACCGGTTTGCAACCAATCTGATACCATTCAGACACCATGCAAGCCACTTTTAGACTACCTGAGGCCCTCGCCGCAACCGCCCGCGGTCGCGCCCAATACCTTGGAATCAGCCTTAACGCCCTCGTTTGCGTCGCCCTGGATGCCTACCTGCGGGGTCCGCTGGACGGTCAGACCGGCTCAGGGTCCGCACCTGGCGAACAGCCCGCAGGCCCCGGGGAGCCATCTAAAACAACTCTCCAACCGCACCCAGCCGCCGAGCCCGTCAAGCTCACCCGCGCCGAAAAGCAAGCCGCCTACGAGCGCAACAAAGCCGCCCGCCGCGCCCTGCTCAACCGACCGTAGCGCGAAGCCGCTGCCGGGGGCGAAGACCCCCGGCAAGGCCAGCGCGGCAGGGGGTGCAGCATGA
- a CDS encoding PilT/PilU family type 4a pilus ATPase yields the protein MTTELAQDHHSGLIAYLKLMALHGASDLFLSVGVAPTLKIQGALRHLNMPALPPGAVKSLAESILSGSQKEKFERELECDFAVALKDTGRYRINLFVQRGQVAMSVRYVKFQIPTIEQLCLPPLIGELAMEKRGLILAVGAAGAGKSTTLAAMLEYRNQHAEGHILTVEDPIEYLHKHRKCIINQREIGLDTHSYKEALSHALRESADVIMIGEIRDLDTMQHALNYADTGLLCISTLHANNAYEAIERILSFYPDEARRQVLLDLSMNLRAVIAQRLIRGKQERLVPAVEVMLLTSRISDLVRRGQVDLIRDAIAKSVESGVQTFDQSLYDLYVKGMISMEQAIENADSKTDLALRIRLATHQNPDISSLEIR from the coding sequence ATGACCACCGAACTTGCCCAGGACCACCACAGCGGGCTGATCGCCTACCTCAAGCTGATGGCACTGCACGGCGCCTCAGACCTGTTTCTCAGCGTCGGCGTGGCTCCGACCCTGAAGATCCAGGGCGCCCTGCGCCACCTGAACATGCCGGCATTACCGCCCGGCGCGGTCAAAAGCCTGGCCGAATCGATCCTGAGCGGATCACAGAAAGAGAAATTCGAGCGGGAGCTCGAATGTGATTTCGCCGTGGCCCTCAAGGACACCGGCCGCTACCGGATCAACCTTTTTGTGCAGCGTGGCCAGGTTGCGATGTCGGTACGCTATGTGAAATTCCAGATTCCAACCATCGAACAACTCTGCCTCCCTCCGCTCATTGGGGAGCTTGCGATGGAAAAACGCGGTCTGATCCTCGCCGTGGGGGCTGCCGGGGCCGGCAAATCCACGACGCTCGCCGCCATGCTGGAGTATCGGAATCAGCACGCCGAGGGCCACATCCTGACGGTTGAAGACCCGATTGAGTACCTCCACAAGCACCGGAAATGCATCATCAACCAGCGTGAAATCGGGCTGGATACCCATTCCTACAAGGAGGCACTGAGCCATGCGCTGCGGGAGTCGGCAGATGTCATCATGATTGGCGAAATCCGGGATCTGGACACCATGCAGCACGCGCTGAACTACGCCGACACAGGCTTGCTGTGCATCTCCACCCTGCATGCAAACAATGCCTACGAGGCGATCGAACGGATTCTCAGCTTCTATCCCGATGAGGCGCGCAGACAGGTCTTGCTGGACTTGTCAATGAACCTCAGGGCCGTGATTGCCCAACGGCTGATTCGCGGCAAGCAGGAAAGACTGGTCCCCGCCGTGGAAGTGATGCTTCTGACATCCCGCATCTCTGACCTGGTACGCCGCGGGCAAGTCGACCTCATCCGGGACGCCATCGCCAAGAGCGTGGAATCCGGCGTACAAACCTTCGATCAGTCTCTGTACGACCTGTATGTCAAAGGCATGATCAGCATGGAGCAAGCCATCGAAAACGCGGACTCCAAGACCGACCTTGCCCTGCGTATCCGGCTGGCCACCCACCAGAACCCGGACATTTCGAGCCTGGAGATCCGGTGA
- a CDS encoding GspE/PulE family protein — MTRDDLKSMPELPGTAPSPLEPLPWHDNHHGAEVEVLVRMLTGEVLHGTIRREDQLESHGLLLPVRLRSSELMISLRDVRAIEMQHLFTLPHSLEADTLAEPGHEASEIVKFHLHFVDGVEWKGTSLGHRMRSRGLQLYVRLPDSSFKPVWIPRSALLRVGFDPSGASAARHPADIKSPEPAMRLADEPVNLPPASNITELARLLESSRRLPIKSMEQSLLELHLADQEEIETLQRELPDALNGHGEQLVRKGVLSADQLAHVHARIACTPEVNVHEFLLEPQVFDRLPLKTASSHEVLPLGLIGGTLYVASANPMDHQLERQLGVLANCTVKLMWAAKPQILQRLFREQHPNAAPATDSNAAPFMGGKDIHALLDAAMTEFKVQGSEERDVAVDESSSLVRLVTHMIMDAYAQKVSDIHIETNPGAEFLRIRFRKDGELEDYLRMPAFLRASLVSRIKVMSRLDISEKRRPQDGKINFHDYSPLSLELRVAILPTHDGLEDVVMRLLASSKPTPLKQLGLSQRDDSLVKKLAERSFGMLLACGPTGSGKTTTLHSILAHINTDNRKIWTAEDPIEITQPGLRQLHVNPKIGVTFASAMRAFLRADPDVIMIGEIRDEETAGIAIEASLTGHLVLSTLHTNSAAESIVRLLDMGMDPMNFADSLLGIVAQRLVRGLCSRCAKPRKLEAAEIEALMLEYIEGTEIGRDAGWARLLTAANVTNPDQLQVLEPTGCEYCRGTGYKGRIGIYEILENSLTIKRLIQTRTGSSEILTEALRHGMRSLRHDALEKVVQGRIDLKQARMAYL, encoded by the coding sequence GTGACACGGGACGACCTCAAATCCATGCCGGAACTTCCGGGAACGGCCCCCAGCCCGCTGGAACCCCTGCCCTGGCACGACAACCACCACGGCGCCGAGGTGGAAGTGCTTGTGCGCATGCTCACCGGAGAGGTACTCCACGGCACGATACGTCGTGAAGACCAGCTCGAATCGCATGGTTTGCTGCTGCCCGTTCGCCTGCGCTCCAGCGAGCTGATGATTTCATTGCGTGATGTTCGCGCCATCGAGATGCAACATCTGTTCACGTTGCCGCATTCCCTGGAGGCGGACACGTTGGCCGAGCCTGGCCATGAAGCCAGCGAGATCGTGAAATTCCATCTGCATTTCGTCGATGGCGTCGAGTGGAAAGGCACGAGCCTTGGACACCGGATGCGCAGCAGGGGTCTGCAGCTGTACGTCCGCCTGCCGGACAGTAGCTTCAAGCCGGTTTGGATACCGAGATCCGCACTGCTCAGGGTCGGCTTTGATCCGTCTGGGGCATCTGCAGCGCGGCACCCGGCAGACATCAAGTCGCCGGAACCTGCCATGAGGTTGGCAGACGAGCCGGTCAATCTGCCCCCTGCCAGCAACATCACGGAACTGGCCCGGCTTCTCGAATCCAGCCGCAGGCTTCCCATCAAATCGATGGAGCAGTCGCTACTGGAGCTCCACCTTGCAGATCAGGAAGAGATCGAGACCTTGCAGCGAGAATTACCGGACGCCCTGAACGGTCATGGCGAGCAGCTGGTGCGCAAGGGGGTGCTGAGTGCCGACCAGCTTGCGCATGTTCATGCCCGCATCGCCTGCACCCCTGAGGTGAACGTACATGAATTTCTGCTCGAACCGCAGGTGTTCGACCGCCTGCCGCTCAAGACAGCCAGCAGCCATGAGGTGCTGCCACTCGGGTTGATCGGGGGCACGCTCTACGTTGCGTCGGCCAATCCCATGGATCATCAACTTGAGCGTCAGCTCGGGGTCCTGGCCAACTGCACTGTCAAACTCATGTGGGCCGCCAAACCGCAGATACTGCAGCGCTTGTTTCGTGAGCAGCACCCGAATGCAGCGCCGGCCACTGACAGCAATGCGGCCCCTTTCATGGGCGGCAAGGATATCCATGCACTGCTTGATGCAGCCATGACCGAGTTCAAGGTCCAGGGCTCCGAAGAGCGGGATGTCGCCGTCGATGAAAGTTCCAGCTTGGTGCGACTGGTCACGCACATGATCATGGATGCCTATGCCCAGAAGGTGTCGGACATCCACATCGAGACCAATCCTGGCGCGGAGTTCCTGCGAATTCGTTTTCGCAAGGATGGAGAACTGGAGGACTACTTGCGCATGCCCGCCTTTTTGCGCGCGTCCCTGGTCTCGCGCATCAAGGTCATGAGCCGGCTCGATATTTCCGAGAAACGCCGGCCCCAGGATGGCAAGATCAACTTTCACGACTACTCGCCTCTTTCCCTGGAGCTTCGCGTCGCCATCCTGCCGACCCATGACGGCCTGGAGGATGTGGTCATGCGCCTGCTGGCTTCCAGCAAGCCCACGCCGCTCAAGCAGCTGGGGTTGTCCCAGCGCGATGACTCGCTGGTCAAGAAACTGGCCGAGCGATCGTTCGGAATGCTGCTGGCCTGCGGACCGACGGGCTCTGGCAAGACCACCACCCTGCACTCGATCCTGGCCCATATCAATACCGACAACCGCAAGATCTGGACGGCCGAGGATCCGATCGAAATCACCCAGCCCGGCCTGCGGCAGCTTCACGTGAATCCCAAGATCGGCGTCACTTTTGCGTCGGCCATGCGCGCCTTCCTGCGTGCAGACCCGGATGTCATCATGATCGGCGAGATCCGTGACGAGGAGACCGCTGGAATCGCGATCGAGGCCTCCCTGACGGGGCACCTCGTGCTCTCGACGCTGCATACCAACAGCGCAGCCGAGAGTATTGTGCGCTTGCTCGACATGGGCATGGATCCCATGAACTTTGCCGACTCGCTCCTGGGCATCGTGGCGCAGAGACTGGTCCGCGGACTCTGCTCTCGCTGCGCCAAGCCCCGCAAACTCGAAGCAGCGGAAATCGAGGCGCTCATGCTGGAGTACATCGAGGGCACCGAGATAGGACGCGATGCCGGCTGGGCCCGTCTGCTGACGGCAGCCAATGTGACCAACCCTGATCAGCTGCAGGTTCTGGAGCCAACCGGATGCGAGTACTGCAGGGGAACCGGCTACAAGGGCCGCATCGGTATTTATGAAATCCTGGAAAACAGTCTCACCATCAAGCGCCTGATCCAGACCCGCACCGGCAGCAGTGAAATCCTGACAGAGGCCCTGCGACACGGCATGCGCAGCCTGCGGCACGATGCCCTGGAAAAGGTGGTGCAGGGCAGGATCGATCTGAAACAGGCGCGCATGGCCTATCTCTGA
- a CDS encoding adenylate/guanylate cyclase domain-containing protein: MGVNTTVVFTDLTGSTSVFESLGNIRATRAVTQLTRWICEVLQAQGGQVIKTLGDGVLTVFKDATVAVNAVVDMQRQHQLNLLQQPLAEHLPIRVGVATGEVEIVNGDCYGDAVNIASRLCDLAGPHEIWAESPDIDYSSRANGIRYRPLGPISVRGRVEPCNVYQVEWHEDQSTDFITMQGDIDPMSKAAKADALGQEVHLAWGDQQRVFRAFELPVHMGRIRHCEFVVADPRVSRTHARLEWRHGRIMLIDMSSYGTWIRFVGARSELLLRREECVLHGRGQIALGASFTDASAPTVSFEVT; the protein is encoded by the coding sequence ATGGGTGTCAACACCACCGTCGTTTTCACTGATCTGACCGGCAGCACCTCCGTTTTCGAGTCACTAGGCAATATCAGGGCCACCCGTGCCGTCACGCAGTTGACGCGCTGGATCTGTGAAGTGCTGCAAGCCCAGGGGGGGCAGGTCATCAAGACTCTGGGCGATGGCGTCCTGACCGTGTTCAAGGACGCCACCGTGGCGGTCAATGCCGTCGTGGATATGCAGCGCCAGCACCAGTTGAATCTCCTGCAGCAGCCCCTGGCTGAGCACCTGCCGATACGGGTCGGGGTGGCCACCGGAGAGGTCGAGATCGTCAATGGTGACTGCTACGGCGATGCAGTCAATATCGCTTCGCGCCTGTGTGATCTGGCCGGCCCGCATGAAATATGGGCTGAAAGTCCGGATATCGACTATTCCAGCCGTGCCAACGGCATACGCTACCGGCCATTGGGTCCGATCAGCGTACGTGGCCGGGTCGAGCCCTGCAATGTCTACCAGGTCGAGTGGCATGAGGACCAGTCCACCGATTTCATCACCATGCAGGGTGACATCGACCCCATGAGCAAGGCCGCCAAGGCCGATGCCCTGGGCCAGGAAGTCCATCTGGCCTGGGGTGATCAGCAGCGTGTTTTCCGCGCTTTTGAGCTGCCGGTACACATGGGGCGCATACGCCACTGCGAATTCGTCGTGGCTGATCCTCGGGTGTCACGCACCCATGCCCGACTGGAGTGGCGCCACGGTCGCATCATGCTGATCGACATGAGCAGCTACGGTACCTGGATCCGTTTTGTGGGTGCCCGTTCCGAACTCCTGCTGCGCCGGGAGGAGTGTGTCTTGCATGGTCGGGGTCAGATCGCATTGGGCGCCTCATTTACCGACGCCAGTGCGCCAACGGTGAGTTTCGAGGTCACCTAG
- a CDS encoding LD-carboxypeptidase, translating into MKKHIYIYSPSGAVRDKAAFRRGVKRLQALGHEVETDEAALASHQRFAGDDATRLAAIDRAAASGADVAMISRGGYGLSRILPGIPYKRVAKAIEKGTQFVGLSDFTAFQLAVLAQSGAVTWAGPSLCEGFGVSDQADAADGHGAGHHGGPDEIMEACFEDMVQGQGEGTGWRQHKEREADIAVAGAFHARRLGDSANFKVDDGVLWGGNLAVLCSLLGTPFFPGVKDGILFLEDVAEHPYRIERMLTQLLHAGVLAQQKAIMLGQFTGYKLVPHDKGFKLQTVINWLRSQLKVPVLTNLPFGHVPTKVLLPVGQACDLVVQGRDALLLWGHAHAH; encoded by the coding sequence ATGAAGAAACACATCTACATCTATTCGCCCTCGGGTGCCGTGCGCGACAAGGCAGCTTTCCGTCGGGGCGTCAAGCGCCTGCAGGCCCTGGGCCATGAGGTCGAGACCGACGAGGCGGCACTGGCCAGCCATCAGCGCTTTGCCGGTGACGACGCGACGCGACTGGCCGCCATCGACCGGGCGGCTGCCAGTGGTGCCGACGTGGCGATGATTTCGCGCGGGGGCTACGGCCTGTCCCGTATCCTTCCAGGCATTCCCTACAAGCGCGTGGCCAAGGCGATCGAAAAAGGCACGCAGTTCGTCGGTCTGAGCGATTTCACGGCCTTCCAGCTGGCGGTTCTGGCCCAATCAGGCGCAGTGACCTGGGCCGGACCTTCCCTGTGCGAGGGTTTTGGGGTGAGTGACCAGGCGGACGCGGCTGATGGCCATGGCGCTGGGCACCATGGCGGCCCGGACGAGATCATGGAGGCCTGTTTTGAAGACATGGTCCAGGGGCAGGGGGAGGGCACGGGCTGGCGCCAGCACAAGGAGCGCGAAGCCGACATCGCCGTGGCCGGTGCATTTCACGCCCGCCGTCTGGGTGATTCGGCCAACTTCAAGGTGGACGACGGCGTGCTCTGGGGCGGCAATCTGGCCGTGTTGTGTTCCCTGCTGGGAACGCCGTTTTTCCCGGGCGTGAAGGATGGCATCCTGTTTCTGGAGGATGTGGCCGAGCACCCCTACCGGATCGAGCGCATGCTGACCCAGCTGCTGCACGCCGGTGTGCTGGCACAACAGAAGGCGATCATGCTGGGGCAGTTCACCGGCTACAAGCTGGTGCCACACGACAAGGGGTTCAAGCTGCAGACTGTCATCAACTGGCTGCGCAGCCAGCTCAAGGTTCCTGTCCTGACCAATCTGCCTTTCGGGCACGTACCCACCAAGGTGCTGCTGCCCGTCGGACAGGCCTGTGATCTGGTGGTGCAGGGACGCGATGCGCTGCTGCTGTGGGGCCATGCCCACGCGCACTGA
- the tadA gene encoding tRNA adenosine(34) deaminase TadA: MATETVFMEQALALARQAAEAGEVPVGAVLVHQGVVIATGHNAPIVSQDPTAHAEIRALRAGAARLGNYRLEDCELYVTLEPCPMCAGALLHARLKRVVFGAPDPKTGAAGSVLDLFAQSQLNHQTAVQGGVLAQECGALLQDFFQRKREAQRRLSQPVREDAVRTPDACFVDLPAYPWAPHYLSDLPALAGLRLHYLDEGPHDAPMTWLCLHGNPSWSYLYRKMVPVFLAAGNRVVAPDLIGFGRSDKPKRESAHSFSWHRQVLLEFVERLDLSNIVLVVQDWGGLLGLTLPMAAPQRYQDLLVMNTLLATGDQPLPAGFLAWREMCAKKPDYSVGRLLSRGNPLMTQQEAAAYDAPFPDRGHRAALRAFPPMVPDTPDADGAAISRQARDFWQQQWQGRCLMAVGMQDPVLGWPVMQPLQQTIRGCPEPMRVERAGHFVQEQGEAIAQAALRHFSPR, encoded by the coding sequence ATGGCCACTGAAACCGTCTTCATGGAACAGGCCCTGGCGCTGGCGCGCCAGGCCGCCGAGGCCGGCGAGGTGCCGGTGGGCGCCGTGCTGGTGCACCAGGGCGTCGTGATCGCGACCGGCCACAACGCGCCCATAGTCAGCCAGGACCCCACGGCGCATGCCGAGATCCGGGCCTTGCGCGCTGGGGCCGCCAGACTCGGCAACTACCGGCTGGAGGATTGCGAGCTCTACGTCACGCTGGAACCCTGTCCCATGTGCGCCGGCGCTTTGCTGCACGCCCGGCTCAAGCGCGTGGTGTTCGGCGCACCCGATCCCAAGACCGGCGCGGCCGGTTCGGTGCTGGACCTGTTCGCCCAGTCGCAGCTCAACCACCAGACAGCCGTGCAGGGAGGTGTGCTGGCGCAGGAATGCGGCGCGCTCCTGCAGGACTTTTTCCAGCGCAAACGGGAGGCGCAGCGTCGCCTGAGCCAGCCGGTGCGCGAAGACGCCGTGCGTACACCCGACGCGTGTTTTGTCGACCTGCCGGCGTATCCCTGGGCGCCACACTACCTCAGCGACCTGCCGGCGCTGGCCGGCCTGCGCCTGCATTACCTGGACGAAGGTCCGCATGATGCTCCGATGACCTGGCTGTGCCTGCACGGCAACCCGAGCTGGAGCTACCTCTACCGCAAGATGGTTCCGGTTTTCCTGGCGGCCGGCAACCGGGTCGTGGCGCCGGACTTGATCGGTTTCGGTCGCAGCGACAAGCCCAAGAGGGAATCCGCCCACAGCTTCAGCTGGCACCGTCAGGTGCTGCTGGAGTTCGTCGAACGGCTCGATCTGAGCAATATCGTGCTGGTCGTGCAGGACTGGGGCGGGCTGCTGGGCCTGACCCTGCCCATGGCGGCACCGCAGCGTTACCAGGATCTGCTGGTGATGAACACCCTGCTGGCCACCGGCGATCAGCCCTTGCCGGCGGGGTTTCTGGCCTGGCGCGAGATGTGCGCCAAAAAACCGGATTACAGCGTCGGACGCCTGCTGTCACGCGGCAACCCCTTGATGACTCAACAGGAAGCTGCGGCCTATGACGCACCCTTCCCGGATCGCGGCCATCGCGCGGCATTGCGGGCGTTTCCGCCCATGGTGCCGGATACGCCCGATGCCGATGGCGCCGCCATTTCGCGCCAGGCGCGTGATTTCTGGCAGCAGCAATGGCAGGGCCGTTGTCTGATGGCCGTGGGCATGCAAGATCCCGTGCTGGGCTGGCCGGTCATGCAGCCCTTGCAGCAGACGATACGAGGCTGTCCCGAGCCGATGCGCGTGGAGCGGGCTGGGCATTTCGTCCAGGAGCAGGGGGAGGCGATCGCCCAGGCGGCGCTGCGTCATTTCTCGCCGCGATAA
- a CDS encoding FMN-binding negative transcriptional regulator, with protein sequence MYLPPQFRSEDRAHALALMRGFPFASLICPDDEGLPYVTHLPLHVQEEGEQLVLLGHVARPNPHWRYLQARPQAVVTFMGPHAYMSASVYPDLARVPTWNYLAVHCTVQASLVEGAEAKDGLLKKLIGDHEPAYAAQWRSLGEDYAHKMLAGIVAFELRVTALQCKLKLNQHRPEAHAAMKAAYAAGNANERELAAWMERLGLHGH encoded by the coding sequence ATGTACCTGCCTCCCCAATTCCGATCCGAAGATCGCGCGCATGCCCTGGCCCTGATGCGCGGGTTTCCCTTTGCCAGCCTCATCTGCCCGGATGACGAAGGCCTGCCCTATGTCACGCACCTGCCCTTGCATGTGCAGGAAGAAGGCGAGCAACTGGTACTGCTCGGGCACGTGGCCCGGCCCAACCCGCACTGGCGCTATCTGCAGGCCCGCCCGCAGGCCGTGGTGACCTTCATGGGGCCGCATGCCTATATGTCGGCCAGTGTCTATCCTGACCTGGCGCGTGTCCCCACCTGGAACTACCTGGCCGTGCACTGCACCGTGCAGGCCAGCCTGGTCGAGGGCGCCGAGGCCAAGGACGGGCTGCTGAAAAAGCTCATCGGCGACCATGAGCCGGCCTACGCAGCACAGTGGCGCAGCCTGGGGGAGGACTATGCGCACAAGATGCTGGCCGGCATCGTGGCTTTCGAGCTGCGTGTGACGGCACTGCAGTGCAAGCTCAAGCTGAACCAGCACCGTCCCGAAGCGCACGCGGCGATGAAAGCCGCTTACGCCGCGGGCAATGCCAACGAGCGCGAACTGGCGGCCTGGATGGAACGCCTGGGGCTGCATGGCCACTGA